The Lewinellaceae bacterium genome includes a region encoding these proteins:
- the gcvT gene encoding glycine cleavage system aminomethyltransferase GcvT, producing MKNTPITDKHIALGAKMAEFAGYNMPIVYSSIQEEHQTVREGVGVFDVTHMGEFIVKGKQALDLVQWVTSNDVSRLEIGQIQYSCLPNGKGGIVDDLLVYRLPEDKCAEGEKVFLLVVNASNIQKDWDWINAHNKFDTSLENISDRTGLLAIQGPKAAEALQSLTDIDLKAMKYYTFEKGRFAGFDNVLVSATGYTGSGGFEIYADDKDLPAIWDAVFEAGADFGIKPIGLGARDTLRLEMGFCLYGNDINDETSPIEAGLGWITKTKDTDFINRDLFAQQRAEGVSRKLVAFEVDGRRVPRHDYPIEDANGLVIGVVTSGTLSPSLGIPIGMGYVQTAFAVPGTEIFVSLGKKNLPAKVVKLPFYKI from the coding sequence ATGAAAAATACACCGATAACAGACAAGCATATTGCCCTTGGGGCAAAAATGGCTGAATTTGCAGGCTACAACATGCCTATTGTTTATAGTTCCATCCAGGAAGAGCACCAGACGGTACGTGAAGGGGTGGGCGTTTTTGACGTGACCCATATGGGTGAATTTATTGTAAAAGGAAAACAAGCCCTTGACCTGGTACAATGGGTGACGAGCAACGATGTATCCCGCCTGGAAATTGGCCAGATACAATACTCCTGCCTGCCAAATGGAAAAGGCGGTATCGTGGATGATCTTCTCGTTTATCGTCTTCCTGAAGATAAGTGTGCTGAAGGAGAGAAGGTGTTTTTACTGGTTGTAAATGCTTCCAATATCCAGAAAGACTGGGATTGGATCAATGCACACAACAAGTTTGACACTTCCCTTGAGAATATTTCCGACAGGACGGGCTTGCTGGCCATCCAGGGTCCCAAGGCGGCCGAAGCATTGCAGTCATTGACGGATATTGACCTCAAAGCCATGAAGTATTATACCTTTGAAAAAGGCAGATTTGCAGGTTTTGACAATGTCCTCGTTTCGGCAACTGGTTATACCGGTTCTGGCGGTTTTGAAATTTATGCGGACGATAAGGATCTTCCTGCTATTTGGGATGCCGTTTTTGAAGCTGGAGCCGACTTTGGGATAAAACCCATTGGGCTGGGTGCACGTGATACGCTTCGACTAGAAATGGGCTTTTGCCTTTACGGAAATGACATTAACGACGAAACCTCACCGATTGAAGCAGGATTAGGGTGGATCACCAAGACCAAGGATACGGATTTTATCAACAGGGATCTCTTTGCCCAACAGCGGGCGGAAGGGGTGAGCCGCAAACTGGTCGCCTTTGAGGTGGACGGTCGCCGGGTCCCACGTCATGATTATCCTATTGAAGATGCCAATGGTTTGGTTATCGGGGTGGTCACTTCAGGAACATTATCCCCATCCCTGGGCATTCCCATTGGAATGGGTTATGTTCAGACTGCTTTTGCTGTACCGGGTACGGAAATTTTCGTTTCCCTGGGCAAAAAAAACCTCCCGGCCAAAGTGGTGAAATTGCCGTTTTATAAAATTTAA
- a CDS encoding patatin-like phospholipase family protein produces the protein MKSKKLIISFFLIYLCCQIPFWVYAQMPAKRPIIGVVLSGGGAKGFAHVPALQMIDSLGIPVDYVAGTSMGAIIGGLYAIGYTPDQLEQMIYQEDWSAILEDAPLRRNIPIMEKDVKQNRLASIGIKTLRKSEEKKEIEVFFPTAYLAGQNVFDKILQLTFGYHDDQNFLSFPKGFLCVAADLETGSEVVMTSGSLPNALRSSMSIPTLFSPNRYEGKMLVDGGAINNLPSDHLKALGCDIIIGVNVSTPFAKVGDNPSIMEIIGQTAMFSDSKSAEERKALCDVLVEPDISEYGVTSFGAKEEILKRGYEAARKALPELQKIAERVKTGVARSANGTFEIPDSIVLASLTFKGMNNLTEKYLGAKFNVPVGQKINYGLLDTKNKELFGTGRVVQSHFFLYKTETPGSFDCEVVIEEKKAETVVGVGLHYDSDLKAGILLSGDIENLFFKGSKLLANFVISERPRLDMTYLLDAGRSFSFGLDANMRVFTNSLYKERNFIGRYQQLDIHAGIYALQTIENSVGLKLGVAFNHSNYNIEDVPVGVFLDSIGNNEEMHFEYEQTGPFMDLTYDRLDDAYVPKKGIFAQIRGDFVMTIGKGFPKFSGLLDKAFISARGQWKNVWPITNRFTIVSDMNMGVNLFNRPSPTYFHILGGAGDYFFNNQKPFLGYRYQEVFISQIVATGALDFRYRMNRQFYGSFIVNAGIHNMEWDDYTHLDHLAGWGLKVIWMTPFGPVSGTLHSSFEDARLLGFISIGFNI, from the coding sequence ATGAAATCCAAAAAACTGATTATTTCCTTTTTTTTAATTTACCTATGCTGCCAAATTCCGTTTTGGGTTTACGCACAAATGCCCGCGAAAAGGCCAATCATTGGGGTTGTGCTCAGTGGAGGTGGAGCTAAAGGATTTGCCCATGTGCCCGCATTGCAGATGATCGACTCATTGGGTATCCCGGTCGATTATGTTGCGGGAACCTCAATGGGAGCCATAATAGGCGGCCTTTATGCAATTGGCTACACCCCCGATCAATTAGAACAGATGATTTACCAGGAAGATTGGTCAGCCATTCTGGAAGATGCTCCCCTGCGCAGGAATATTCCCATCATGGAAAAAGATGTCAAGCAGAACAGGTTGGCTTCAATAGGGATCAAGACGTTAAGAAAATCAGAGGAAAAAAAGGAAATAGAAGTTTTTTTTCCAACGGCTTATCTCGCCGGTCAGAATGTTTTTGATAAGATATTGCAGCTTACTTTCGGTTACCATGATGACCAGAATTTCCTTTCTTTTCCTAAAGGTTTTCTTTGTGTTGCTGCCGACCTGGAAACGGGTAGTGAAGTGGTCATGACCTCCGGGAGTCTTCCCAATGCATTGCGAAGTTCCATGTCCATCCCTACGCTGTTTAGTCCAAACCGGTATGAGGGAAAAATGCTCGTCGATGGAGGGGCCATTAATAATTTGCCTTCAGATCATCTGAAAGCTTTGGGATGCGATATTATTATTGGGGTGAATGTCAGTACCCCTTTTGCAAAAGTGGGCGATAATCCTTCCATAATGGAAATTATCGGTCAAACGGCCATGTTTAGTGATTCTAAATCAGCGGAAGAACGCAAAGCATTGTGCGATGTTTTGGTTGAACCGGATATTTCCGAATACGGTGTAACTTCTTTCGGTGCGAAAGAAGAAATTTTAAAAAGAGGATATGAAGCGGCACGAAAAGCGCTTCCTGAATTGCAAAAGATCGCAGAGAGGGTAAAAACCGGCGTAGCCCGTTCAGCCAATGGAACATTTGAAATACCTGATTCCATTGTACTGGCAAGCCTTACATTCAAGGGGATGAATAACCTGACTGAAAAGTATCTCGGGGCAAAATTTAATGTGCCCGTCGGTCAAAAAATAAATTATGGTCTTTTAGATACAAAAAATAAAGAATTATTCGGTACTGGCAGGGTAGTCCAGAGTCATTTTTTTCTATATAAAACTGAAACCCCGGGAAGTTTTGATTGTGAGGTGGTTATTGAAGAAAAAAAAGCAGAAACGGTCGTTGGAGTGGGACTGCATTACGATTCCGACCTAAAGGCAGGTATTTTGCTGAGTGGGGACATTGAAAATTTGTTTTTTAAAGGCAGTAAGTTGCTGGCCAACTTTGTGATCAGTGAGCGTCCCCGCCTGGACATGACCTATCTTTTGGATGCAGGACGCTCTTTTAGTTTCGGGCTTGATGCGAATATGAGGGTATTTACCAACAGCCTTTACAAGGAGAGGAATTTTATCGGAAGATACCAGCAGTTGGATATTCATGCAGGGATTTATGCCCTGCAGACCATTGAGAATTCAGTAGGGCTAAAGTTAGGGGTTGCTTTTAATCACAGCAATTACAATATAGAGGATGTGCCGGTGGGTGTTTTTTTGGATAGTATTGGGAATAATGAGGAGATGCATTTTGAATACGAGCAAACGGGGCCTTTTATGGACCTTACCTACGATCGGCTGGATGATGCTTACGTCCCCAAAAAAGGGATTTTTGCACAGATTCGTGGAGATTTTGTCATGACGATAGGGAAAGGGTTTCCCAAATTTTCTGGATTGCTGGATAAGGCTTTTATTTCTGCCCGCGGCCAATGGAAAAACGTATGGCCAATCACCAATCGATTCACCATTGTGTCCGATATGAATATGGGAGTCAATCTTTTCAACAGGCCGTCTCCCACCTATTTTCATATCCTTGGGGGAGCCGGGGATTATTTTTTTAACAATCAAAAACCATTTTTGGGGTATCGTTACCAGGAAGTTTTTATCAGCCAGATTGTGGCCACCGGTGCCCTGGATTTTCGCTACCGGATGAACAGGCAGTTCTACGGAAGTTTCATCGTCAATGCCGGAATTCACAACATGGAATGGGACGATTATACCCATCTCGATCACCTTGCCGGCTGGGGACTAAAAGTGATCTGGATGACCCCTTTCGGGCCGGTTTCAGGAACCTTGCACAGCTCCTTCGAGGATGCCCGGTTGCTGGGGTTTATAAGCATAGGGTTTAATATTTAA
- a CDS encoding peptidylprolyl isomerase translates to MLRKVIYIFALLWLIGQSSCMPYQEEKLTEVTPDTRDSICRQIFEWQDEAKIDKLYPYFRHNNPTYRYLAAAAMGSIKDSSTVDSLALLLEDEIDKVRAMAAFALGQTGASFATPYLVNAFAQNDTAGHFKLANRAILEAVGKCGDEKVLQFLSSTTTYMPQDTFLLEGQAWGIYRFALRKMVRPESTRKMLELVLNTELPGSVRSIAANYLYRAQGIQLDSMQVLRLSNLFKKEEDAKVRMTLAVAIGKGKSPNALKALTTVLAKEEDYRVKCNIIRALANFSYENATPLIYPLLKDKNNNVSVVAAQYFLENGLPEEATAYWNWAKEPMGWEPKLILYRAANRLLPVYFIDHRNNINAELRERYLRSSNPYEKAACLVALAEFSWNYRYVFREAQLQNSAVVRTAGIESLAYISNDENFRSTFTSSSNFVTREIASFFRSAIESGDAGMVATAAEALQNQDRDFKTIFGDSTMFLTKALQKVELPRDLEVYNALQKTIDYFSGAEERPARKPEFSHPIEWSELTGLNKRPRVNIKTARGLIEIELFPDVAPGSVINFIELARSGFYDKIAFHRVVPNFVIQGGCPRGDGWGGLNYTIRSELSPLHFDEGGYLGMASSGNNTEGTQFFITHSPTPHLDGNYTIFGKVVKGMEVVHQIQIGDMIESVDIL, encoded by the coding sequence ATGCTAAGGAAAGTCATATATATATTTGCACTTTTATGGTTGATAGGGCAAAGCAGTTGCATGCCTTACCAGGAAGAAAAACTGACGGAGGTGACTCCTGATACAAGGGATAGTATTTGCAGGCAAATTTTTGAGTGGCAGGACGAGGCAAAAATCGACAAACTCTATCCTTATTTCCGTCATAATAACCCTACCTACAGATACCTCGCTGCTGCTGCCATGGGGTCTATAAAAGATTCTTCTACCGTTGACAGCCTTGCTTTATTGCTGGAGGATGAAATTGACAAAGTTCGGGCCATGGCGGCTTTTGCTCTCGGCCAGACAGGTGCTTCTTTTGCCACCCCCTATCTGGTAAATGCCTTTGCGCAAAACGATACGGCAGGGCATTTTAAACTTGCCAACCGTGCCATCCTGGAAGCTGTGGGCAAATGCGGAGATGAAAAGGTCCTTCAATTTTTGAGTAGTACTACGACTTATATGCCGCAGGATACTTTTTTACTGGAAGGTCAGGCCTGGGGTATTTATCGTTTCGCCTTGCGTAAAATGGTGCGCCCTGAAAGTACCCGTAAAATGCTGGAATTGGTGTTAAATACTGAACTGCCGGGAAGCGTCCGGTCTATTGCCGCCAATTACCTCTACCGCGCCCAGGGCATTCAACTCGACAGCATGCAGGTGTTGCGACTTTCCAACCTTTTTAAAAAAGAAGAAGATGCCAAGGTCCGTATGACACTGGCTGTTGCCATCGGTAAGGGGAAATCGCCTAATGCCCTGAAAGCCCTCACCACCGTGCTCGCCAAAGAAGAAGATTACCGGGTGAAATGTAATATCATCCGGGCATTGGCTAATTTTTCTTACGAAAATGCCACACCCCTTATTTATCCCTTATTGAAAGATAAAAATAACAACGTATCGGTTGTTGCCGCGCAGTATTTTTTGGAAAATGGCCTTCCGGAAGAAGCTACCGCCTATTGGAACTGGGCAAAAGAACCCATGGGTTGGGAGCCGAAACTCATTTTGTACCGTGCCGCCAACCGGCTGTTGCCCGTTTATTTTATCGATCACCGGAACAACATCAATGCGGAATTGCGGGAGCGTTATTTAAGAAGTTCAAACCCTTATGAAAAGGCAGCCTGCCTGGTAGCACTCGCTGAATTTAGCTGGAACTATCGCTACGTATTTCGGGAAGCTCAGCTGCAGAATAGTGCCGTGGTACGTACTGCCGGCATAGAATCATTAGCTTATATCAGTAATGATGAAAATTTCAGGAGTACCTTCACTTCGAGTAGTAATTTTGTCACCAGAGAGATCGCTTCTTTCTTCAGGTCTGCCATCGAATCCGGAGATGCAGGCATGGTCGCCACAGCAGCAGAGGCGCTACAAAATCAGGATCGGGATTTTAAAACCATCTTTGGAGATAGTACTATGTTTTTGACAAAAGCCCTGCAAAAAGTGGAATTACCGAGAGACCTGGAGGTTTATAATGCCTTACAAAAAACGATCGATTATTTTAGCGGAGCTGAAGAGCGGCCGGCGAGAAAACCCGAATTTTCTCATCCTATAGAGTGGTCCGAATTGACGGGGCTAAATAAAAGACCTAGGGTCAATATCAAAACCGCTAGAGGTCTCATTGAGATTGAGTTGTTTCCGGATGTGGCCCCGGGTTCTGTCATCAATTTTATTGAATTGGCACGCTCAGGTTTTTATGATAAAATCGCCTTTCACCGGGTGGTGCCAAATTTTGTCATTCAGGGCGGATGCCCACGCGGCGACGGTTGGGGTGGCCTGAATTATACGATCCGCTCCGAATTATCCCCACTTCATTTTGACGAGGGAGGTTACCTCGGTATGGCTTCTTCCGGCAATAATACGGAAGGAACCCAGTTCTTTATCACCCATTCTCCGACCCCTCATCTTGATGGAAATTACACCATTTTCGGAAAGGTGGTTAAAGGAATGGAAGTGGTGCACCAGATTCAGATCGGTGACATGATCGAATCGGTCGATATTCTCTAG
- a CDS encoding transglycosylase domain-containing protein yields MRNLFNQYLADEAHPNYNKIIKWVWFLVFAGIIFTVIFFVALSFSNLPSVKDLENPRSEEASEVFAINGEVLGRYFTENRVPVNYEELSPNLVKALVATEDERYYKHTGIDFKGLARALAYMGTKGGASTITQQLSRLLFIGVRSKNKKQAIVQKLKEWIIAVRLERKYTKEEIIALYLNKFNFINGAYGIKAASEIYFAKSQDELNVNEAAMLVGMLQNPSYFNPLRHAERVLHRREVVLKQMEKNDLITQVAYDSLRQLPLGLNFTRQSHIDGLAPYFRSELAKEVKAILEKPENLRPDGTEYNIYKDGLKIYTTIDPDIQRIAEEEMVKNMERVQKTFWKRWKNLDPWTYREGSDTEISVDRRQESLAKLIRTSDRYQNLRKDYLEDLIGQLENQTDVIFHEDDREIERIIQEYEEQGTLSKLVSQGLITSSLAAQYREVLRSDLFPKLRTSWDQMQEEVERVFNEKVEMKVFDYNEQMEKDTIMTPFDSVKYHRMFLQTGILAMDPKTGYIKAWVGGIDHKYFKFDHTQINRQVGSTFKPFVYATAIALQGFSPCYEVLDLPVTIRPGDGSFNLNEEWTPRNSDGTYTGKVFTLKEGLKQSKNTVSVHLMKQLGSAEPVRNLVDRMGISKDAKYPNGRYRVPKSPSICLGSTDLSVREMTGAYASFANNGYYNKPIYILKIEDKDGNEIYRSIPDGIDVMEEQANYVMVEMLKYAGGMGDLKSEAGGKTGTTNDYVDGWFMGITPDLVVGTWVGGDDKWIRFREILYGQGAYMAKPFFRNFIKRLEAESDSIDYDMNARFQVPAGNLNIEMDCNKYRQDVSPLTGKQPFEDEGTFDEDMFEDESGG; encoded by the coding sequence ATGCGAAATCTGTTTAATCAATACCTCGCCGATGAAGCTCATCCCAATTATAATAAAATTATAAAATGGGTATGGTTTCTCGTTTTTGCAGGGATCATTTTTACGGTCATATTTTTTGTGGCCCTTTCTTTTTCGAACCTTCCTTCGGTTAAGGATCTTGAAAATCCGCGCAGTGAGGAAGCCTCTGAAGTTTTTGCCATAAACGGGGAGGTTTTAGGACGGTATTTTACTGAAAACAGGGTGCCCGTCAATTATGAAGAACTCTCCCCTAATCTCGTTAAGGCCCTCGTTGCCACCGAAGACGAGCGGTATTACAAACATACGGGCATTGATTTTAAAGGTTTGGCCAGGGCATTGGCCTATATGGGAACCAAGGGGGGCGCAAGTACCATTACCCAGCAACTCTCCAGGTTGTTGTTTATCGGAGTCCGTTCCAAAAATAAAAAGCAGGCCATTGTTCAGAAATTAAAAGAATGGATTATCGCCGTGCGGCTGGAACGAAAATATACCAAAGAGGAGATTATCGCCCTTTACCTCAATAAGTTCAACTTTATCAATGGGGCTTACGGCATTAAAGCCGCGTCTGAAATTTATTTCGCAAAATCACAAGACGAACTCAATGTTAACGAAGCCGCCATGTTGGTAGGCATGCTTCAAAATCCGTCCTATTTCAACCCTTTACGACATGCAGAACGCGTTTTACATCGACGGGAAGTGGTGTTGAAGCAAATGGAGAAAAACGACCTCATTACTCAGGTCGCTTATGATTCTCTGCGACAATTGCCTTTAGGACTGAACTTCACCAGGCAAAGCCATATCGACGGGCTGGCGCCTTATTTTCGGTCGGAACTGGCAAAAGAAGTGAAGGCTATCCTCGAAAAACCTGAAAACCTTCGCCCAGATGGTACCGAATACAATATTTACAAAGACGGGTTGAAGATTTATACAACCATCGACCCTGATATTCAGCGGATCGCAGAGGAGGAGATGGTGAAAAATATGGAAAGGGTACAAAAGACCTTTTGGAAGCGTTGGAAAAATCTGGATCCCTGGACTTACCGCGAAGGATCGGACACTGAAATCAGTGTTGACAGAAGGCAGGAATCGCTGGCAAAGCTCATCCGTACCTCTGATCGCTACCAGAACCTGAGAAAAGATTACCTGGAAGACCTAATTGGGCAGTTGGAAAACCAGACTGATGTCATTTTTCATGAAGATGACCGTGAAATTGAAAGGATCATTCAGGAGTATGAAGAGCAAGGCACCCTCTCCAAACTGGTTTCCCAGGGGTTGATCACCTCGAGCCTTGCAGCCCAGTACCGGGAAGTATTGCGCAGTGACCTTTTTCCGAAACTCAGAACCAGTTGGGATCAGATGCAGGAAGAAGTGGAACGTGTTTTTAATGAGAAAGTCGAAATGAAGGTATTCGATTACAACGAACAAATGGAAAAAGATACCATCATGACGCCTTTTGATTCCGTGAAATACCATCGGATGTTTCTGCAGACAGGCATCCTGGCTATGGATCCAAAAACCGGGTATATCAAAGCCTGGGTGGGAGGGATTGATCACAAATATTTCAAGTTCGATCACACTCAGATCAACCGACAGGTAGGGTCTACTTTCAAGCCTTTTGTTTATGCTACGGCCATCGCCCTGCAGGGGTTTTCTCCCTGTTATGAGGTGCTTGACCTGCCAGTGACCATCAGGCCGGGAGACGGCAGCTTTAATCTCAATGAAGAATGGACTCCCAGGAATTCAGACGGCACTTACACCGGCAAAGTTTTTACCCTGAAAGAAGGCTTGAAACAATCAAAAAATACGGTTTCAGTACATCTGATGAAACAATTAGGCAGCGCGGAACCCGTGAGGAACCTGGTTGACCGGATGGGCATCAGTAAGGATGCCAAATATCCTAACGGACGTTATCGCGTGCCTAAATCTCCTTCCATTTGCCTTGGCTCTACGGATCTTTCTGTAAGAGAAATGACGGGAGCCTATGCTTCATTTGCCAATAACGGTTATTACAACAAACCTATTTACATTCTTAAAATTGAGGATAAGGACGGGAATGAAATATACCGAAGTATCCCTGACGGAATCGACGTAATGGAAGAACAGGCCAACTATGTGATGGTTGAAATGCTCAAATACGCTGGGGGAATGGGAGACTTAAAAAGTGAGGCGGGCGGAAAAACGGGAACGACCAATGATTATGTCGACGGTTGGTTCATGGGTATTACCCCTGACCTGGTGGTGGGCACCTGGGTAGGCGGTGATGATAAGTGGATTCGTTTCCGTGAAATCCTTTATGGACAGGGAGCATACATGGCAAAGCCTTTTTTTCGCAATTTTATCAAACGACTGGAGGCGGAAAGCGACAGTATTGATTACGATATGAATGCCCGCTTTCAGGTTCCTGCAGGAAATTTGAATATAGAAATGGATTGCAATAAATACCGGCAGGACGTTTCCCCGCTCACCGGGAAGCAGCCCTTTGAAGATGAGGGCACTTTTGATGAAGATATGTTTGAAGACGAATCAGGAGGGTAA
- the rfbD gene encoding dTDP-4-dehydrorhamnose reductase — MQKILVTGANGQMGREFAFLADRFPAFRFVFLDRAELDICDEKALLSWFAENKVDYCINCAAYTAVDKAESEADLAREINVKAVANLGKICAGHNIPVIHFSTDYVYHTSQNTPYKETDPTRPQGVYAVTKLEGELQLLASHPLAMVIRTSWVYSVFGQNFVKTMLRLGKERDQLSVVADQIGTPTNARDLAKAVIQILANIESGKLDRNQLSGIFNYSNEGVCSWYDFALAIFEITWTECTVKPIASVDYPTPAMRPPFSVLDKTKFKTTFEMEIPHWRKSLERMLAK; from the coding sequence ATGCAAAAAATCCTCGTCACCGGAGCCAATGGCCAAATGGGAAGGGAGTTTGCCTTCCTCGCCGACCGTTTTCCTGCCTTTAGATTTGTCTTCCTCGATAGGGCTGAACTGGATATTTGTGATGAAAAAGCCCTGTTATCATGGTTTGCTGAAAATAAGGTGGATTATTGTATCAATTGCGCCGCCTACACGGCAGTGGATAAGGCAGAAAGTGAAGCCGACCTGGCCCGGGAAATCAATGTGAAGGCCGTGGCGAACCTCGGCAAAATCTGCGCCGGCCATAATATCCCGGTAATCCATTTTTCCACGGATTACGTTTACCACACTTCACAAAATACGCCTTACAAGGAAACGGACCCCACCCGCCCACAGGGGGTTTATGCGGTCACTAAACTTGAGGGCGAGCTACAATTACTGGCCTCGCACCCTTTGGCTATGGTCATACGCACCTCATGGGTCTATTCGGTTTTTGGCCAAAATTTCGTCAAAACCATGCTCCGGCTGGGAAAAGAACGTGACCAACTGTCAGTAGTGGCTGACCAGATTGGCACGCCTACCAACGCCCGCGACCTGGCCAAAGCCGTGATACAGATTCTCGCCAATATTGAATCCGGGAAACTCGACAGGAACCAGCTTTCGGGAATTTTTAATTATAGCAATGAAGGCGTTTGTTCCTGGTACGATTTTGCGCTGGCCATTTTTGAAATCACCTGGACGGAATGCACCGTAAAACCAATCGCTTCAGTGGATTATCCCACCCCGGCGATGCGGCCCCCGTTTAGTGTCCTCGACAAAACAAAATTCAAAACCACTTTTGAAATGGAAATTCCTCACTGGAGGAAGTCGCTGGAAAGGATGCTGGCAAAATAA
- the obgE gene encoding GTPase ObgE — protein MATQNFVDHVKICCRSGKGGGGSAHFHRDKRNPKGGPDGGDGGRGGHIILRGNRNVWTLLVLKYRKHVIATPGENGGSSMSTGKNGEDVILDVPLGTVAKDAETGEVHFEITEDGEERILVSGGRGGQGNWHFKSATNQTPMYAQPGEPGLEEWKILELKVLADVGLVGFPNAGKSTLLSVVTAAKPKIDNYPFTTLVPNLGIVEYRDNQSFVMADIPGIIEKAHEGKGLGHRFLRHIERNATLLFMVPADADDIKKQYDILVNELKMYNEELLDKPRVLAITKSDLLDEELKAMLRPELPQGVPFVFISSVAQQGLDELKDMLWQRIQE, from the coding sequence ATGGCAACACAAAATTTTGTAGATCACGTAAAGATTTGTTGTCGGTCGGGAAAGGGGGGCGGAGGCTCAGCCCATTTCCACCGCGACAAGAGAAATCCCAAGGGAGGACCGGATGGCGGTGATGGCGGTCGTGGGGGACACATCATTTTACGTGGCAATCGTAATGTTTGGACTTTGCTGGTGCTGAAATACCGCAAACACGTTATTGCTACGCCCGGAGAGAACGGGGGATCGAGCATGAGTACAGGCAAAAACGGGGAAGACGTCATCCTGGATGTGCCCCTGGGAACAGTGGCCAAGGATGCCGAAACGGGGGAGGTGCACTTTGAGATCACCGAGGACGGGGAGGAACGCATCCTGGTTTCCGGAGGCCGGGGCGGACAAGGAAACTGGCATTTTAAATCGGCCACCAACCAAACGCCCATGTATGCCCAGCCGGGAGAACCGGGTTTGGAAGAATGGAAGATCCTGGAATTAAAAGTCCTTGCCGATGTAGGCCTGGTGGGGTTCCCGAATGCAGGAAAATCTACCTTGCTTTCTGTGGTCACGGCTGCCAAACCCAAGATTGACAACTATCCGTTTACCACACTGGTGCCCAACCTGGGGATCGTTGAGTACCGGGATAACCAGTCTTTCGTCATGGCGGATATTCCCGGGATCATCGAAAAGGCACATGAAGGTAAGGGCTTGGGCCATCGATTCCTGCGCCACATCGAAAGGAATGCCACCTTGTTGTTTATGGTGCCTGCCGATGCGGATGACATTAAAAAACAATACGATATTCTGGTCAACGAACTGAAGATGTATAACGAAGAACTACTGGATAAGCCCAGGGTGCTGGCCATTACCAAATCCGACCTGCTGGATGAAGAGTTGAAGGCGATGCTCAGACCCGAATTGCCACAAGGGGTGCCATTTGTGTTCATTTCTTCCGTTGCACAGCAAGGGTTGGATGAGCTGAAAGATATGTTGTGGCAGCGGATACAGGAGTGA
- a CDS encoding adenylate kinase, with product MINLILFGPPGSGKGTQAAKLVEQYELLHISTGDLFRYEMGNNTPLGEKAKSFMAKGELVPDEVTIGMLRNKVEANPEVKGYIFDGFPRTITQCEALDDLLCEKDHEVNLLLMLDVEEEELVKRLLLRGESSGRADDVDENIIRNRIKVYEKETSPVFDYYSSKGVGKKIYGIGSIDDIFGRLCDAVNALQD from the coding sequence ATGATTAATTTAATTCTTTTTGGCCCTCCGGGATCAGGTAAGGGGACCCAGGCTGCAAAACTGGTTGAGCAATACGAACTGTTACACATTTCAACCGGCGACCTCTTCCGTTACGAGATGGGCAATAATACTCCATTGGGAGAAAAGGCAAAAAGTTTCATGGCCAAAGGCGAATTGGTCCCCGACGAGGTGACCATCGGAATGTTGCGCAATAAGGTAGAAGCCAATCCTGAGGTGAAGGGGTATATTTTTGACGGATTCCCTCGTACGATTACCCAGTGTGAAGCCCTGGATGACCTGCTCTGCGAAAAGGACCACGAAGTGAACCTCTTGCTGATGCTGGATGTTGAAGAAGAAGAATTAGTCAAAAGATTGTTGCTCAGAGGCGAGTCGTCAGGTCGTGCCGATGATGTGGATGAAAATATCATTCGCAATCGCATCAAGGTTTATGAAAAAGAAACTTCCCCTGTTTTTGATTATTATTCATCAAAAGGGGTAGGAAAGAAAATATACGGCATCGGCTCTATCGATGATATCTTCGGTAGATTGTGCGATGCGGTAAATGCATTACAGGACTAG
- the tsaE gene encoding tRNA (adenosine(37)-N6)-threonylcarbamoyltransferase complex ATPase subunit type 1 TsaE yields MEIMVQSIKSLDQAVEKLLDFAGSRKVMVFSGEIGAGKTTFIQAICRFLKVNEQVTSPTFSLINEYSYRDKTGRETFIYHMDLYRLKTLDEALNIGLEDYLYKDEYCFIEWPEIIEDLLPGDIVRINITIEADSSRKLVFL; encoded by the coding sequence ATGGAAATAATGGTACAATCAATAAAATCACTGGATCAGGCAGTAGAAAAGTTGCTGGACTTTGCCGGCAGCCGCAAGGTCATGGTTTTTTCCGGGGAGATCGGAGCCGGTAAGACGACTTTCATCCAGGCTATTTGTCGTTTTTTAAAGGTGAATGAACAGGTGACAAGTCCCACTTTTTCCCTTATCAATGAATATTCATACAGGGATAAAACCGGTCGTGAAACCTTCATTTACCACATGGACCTCTACCGTTTAAAAACCCTTGACGAGGCCCTGAACATTGGCCTGGAAGATTACCTTTACAAAGATGAATACTGTTTTATCGAGTGGCCGGAAATTATAGAGGACCTTTTGCCCGGGGATATCGTCAGAATAAATATTACCATAGAGGCAGATTCCTCCAGGAAATTGGTATTTTTGTAA